In Nymphaea colorata isolate Beijing-Zhang1983 chromosome 3, ASM883128v2, whole genome shotgun sequence, a genomic segment contains:
- the LOC116249814 gene encoding small heat shock protein, chloroplastic, whose amino-acid sequence MAGMLALKRGASRLSLPSMTRVLSASTCRAFNTSAQVREREYAEDDRNLDFDRRERAVDQRRGDGPSLFTDVFDPLFPQRSLSQVLNLMDQFIDNPLLAATRGATGGARRGWDVREDDDALHLRMDMPGLGKEHVKVYTEQNTLVIRGEAEPESEGEPGRKYSSRIDIPANLYKLDGIKAEMKNGVLKVKVPRVKEEERHDVVQVQID is encoded by the exons ATGGCCGGAATGCTAGCACTCAAGAGGGGTGCCTCTCGTTTGAGCCTTCCTTCCATGACGAGGGTCCTCTCGGCCTCCACTTGTCGTGCTTTCAACACCTCTGCTCAGGTGCGTGAGCGTGAGTATGCGGAGGACGACCGCAACCTTGACTTTGATCGCAGGGAGAGGGCGGTCGACCAGCGTCGCGGTGATGGCCCTAGCCTCTTTACCG ACGTGTTCGATCCCCTCTTTCCACAGAGGAGCCTGAGCCAGGTTCTCAACCTCATGGACCAATTCATAGACAACCCACTGCTCGCTGCCACGCGAGGAGCGACCGGCGGCGCGAGGCGAGGTTGGGACGTAAGGGAGGATGACGATGCCCTTCATCTGAGGATGGACATGCCGGGTCTTGGGAAGGAGCATGTGAAGGTGTACACGGAACAAAACACCCTCGTCATTCGTGGCGAAGCCGAGCCGGAGTCGGAGGGAGAACCGGGGAGGAAGTACAGCAGCCGGATCGACATCCCGGCGAATCTGTACAAACTTGATGGGATCAAGGCGGAGATGAAGAATGGGGTGCTGAAAGTTAAGGTGCCCAGGGTAAAGGAAGAGGAGAGGCATGATGTCGTCCAAGTACAGATCGATTAA